One region of Gigantopelta aegis isolate Gae_Host chromosome 7, Gae_host_genome, whole genome shotgun sequence genomic DNA includes:
- the LOC121377047 gene encoding uncharacterized protein LOC121377047: protein MASSRITWLSILGLVLTSLCAICVVISMASTNWIEALQQRDTGFGKMGLWEACFYNYVDNKSGGLGKRYNGCHALYSFEYRAIWRWLTPDWLISIQVMMCLNLILGVSTTLIIVMYFIKCCSANLDWILVLSSSVANFVTGFFLAVCTIMFGVKVDNERDWLPHPDSNYLSWSFGIAVFGGFLALFAGMCLLVEGLRLRLITQQQSRRSNYAMSPVPRY, encoded by the exons aTGGCGTCCAGTAGAATTACTTGGCTCTCCATTCTTGGTCTGGTGTTGACGTCGTTGTGCGCGATCTGCGTCGTCATCAGCATGGCGTCGACAAACTGGATCGAGGCGTTACAACAGCGTGACACCGGCTTCGGCAAGATGGGGCTGTGGGAGGCGTGTTTCTACAACTACGTCGACAACAAATCGGGAGGGCTGGGCAAGAGATACAATGGATGTCACGCTCTGTATTCTTTCGAATATCGAGCCATTTGGAGGTGGCTTACACCAG ACTGGCTGATCAGCATCCAGGTGATGATGTGCCTCAATCTGATTCTCGGGGTGAGCACCACCCTCATCATCGTCATGTACTTCATCAAGTGTTGTTCGGCCAACTTAGACTGGATACTCGTGCTTTCCTCCAGTGTGGCCAACTTCGTCACAG GTTTTTTCCTCGCCGTCTGCACGATAATGTTCGGAGTGAAGGTGGACAATGAGCGGGACTGGCTCCCCCACCCAGACTCTAACTACCTGTCGTGGTCGTTTGGTATCGCCGTGTTCGGCGGCTTCCTCGCGCTGTTTGCCGGGATGTGTCTGTTGGTCGAAGGCTTGAGACTCAGGCTGATCACTCAACAGCAGTCTAGAAGGTCGAACTATGCCATGTCACCCGTGCCCAGATACTAG